The sequence below is a genomic window from Desulfobacterales bacterium.
GGAAAAAGGTGCACGCCCGGACCCGATTCGTGGTGGTGCCGGCCTCAAAAAACGTTTATCTGGAAAGTCTTGAGCGGGGCTATATCGACACGCTGGTCAGGGCCGGCGCAACGATTGTTACGCCGGGTTACGCGGCCTGTCTGGGGACCCACGCCGGGATCCTGGCCGCCGGAGAGGTTTGTATCTCTTCGACCAACCGGAACTTTCCCGGTCGGATGGGTCACGCCGGTGCGAAAATATACCTGGGTTCGCCGGCGGCGGTTGCCGCGTCCGCTCTGGCCGGCAAAATTGTCAATCCGGCCCCTTATTTCGATATAAATTAAGGAGTCATTTGTGATCAAAACCGTTAAAGGCCGCGCATTCGTATTCGGTCATAACCTGGATACAGATCAAATTTATCCGGGCCGTTATCTGGAACTGACAGATGCCGAAGACGTCGGGAAACATGCCATGGAAGGTGCTGATCCGGATTTTACGCGAAAATTCAAGGCCGGTGATATCATTGCCGCCGGCAGCAACTTTGGCTGCGGGTCGAGCCGGGAACAGGCCGTCTTGACTCTCAAGACCAATCAGGTCGGTTCGATCCTGGCTGAATCTTTCGCCCGTATTTTTTATCGCAACGCAATCAATCTGGGGCTGCCCGTTCTCATTTGCCCGGGCGTCAGTCAAAAAGTGACAAATGGCGATACGGTTACAATCGATTTGGCTGCCGGTCTGGTTGTCAACGAGCGCACCGGCCAGGCCCTTCAGGCGGAGCCCCTCTCCGCGTATGTCATCAAAATCATTGAAAGCGGTGGGATTGCCCCCCTGATTAAAAAGGAGTATGCCGACAAATGATCGAACCTCCTAAAGGCAAGGGATAGAAGATAAATTAGACCGTTTCGCTA
It includes:
- a CDS encoding 3-isopropylmalate dehydratase small subunit, coding for MIKTVKGRAFVFGHNLDTDQIYPGRYLELTDAEDVGKHAMEGADPDFTRKFKAGDIIAAGSNFGCGSSREQAVLTLKTNQVGSILAESFARIFYRNAINLGLPVLICPGVSQKVTNGDTVTIDLAAGLVVNERTGQALQAEPLSAYVIKIIESGGIAPLIKKEYADK